One region of Alosa sapidissima isolate fAloSap1 chromosome 1, fAloSap1.pri, whole genome shotgun sequence genomic DNA includes:
- the ing5b gene encoding inhibitor of growth protein 5b, whose translation MAKAVYLEHYLDSIEGLPFELQRNFTLMSELDNRTEEQKAEIDKLAAEYVANVKTLASEQRVQHLRKIENAYTKCKEYSDDKVQLAMQIYELVDKHIRRLDADLARFENDLKDKLDSSSQESSDDKRLKKDKSGRDKKATRNQKDSDPDSPGRKKLKNSPNVTDSLLAMHPSDVLDMPVDPNEPTYCLCSQVSYGEMIGCDNLDCPIEWFHFACVGLATKPKGKWYCPCCIKEMRKK comes from the exons ATGGCTAAAGCTGTGTACTTGGAACATTATCTGGACA gtATTGAGGGCTTGCCTTTTGAACTTCAAAGAAACTTCACTTTGATGAGCGAGTTGGATAACAGAACAGAAG agCAGAAGGCTGAGATTGATAAACTTGCAGCAGAATATGTTGCAAATGTAAAGACTTTGGCCTCTGAACAACGTGTCCAGCACCTACGGAAGATTGAAAATGCTTACACGAAATGCAAAGAGTACAGCGATGACAAAGTGCAGCTTGCTATGCAGATATATGAACTG GTAGATAAACACATTCGTCGACTGGACGCTGACCTGGCTCGTTTTGAGAATGACCTGAAGGATAAACTTGACTCAAGCAGCCAGGAGAGCTCAGATGACAAAAGACTGAAGA AGGATAAAAGTGGCAGAGACAAGAAAGCAACCAGAAACCAGAAAGATTCTGACCCAGACTCCCCTGggagaaaaaaactgaaaaacag CCCCAACGTCACTGACTCTCTCTTGGCTATGCATCCATCCGATGTGCTAGACATGCCAGTGGACCCAAATGAACCAACCTACTGCTTGTGCAGTCAGGTATCATATGGGGAGATGATTGGCTGTGACAATCTTGAC TGTCCAATAGAATGGTTTCACTTTGCCTGTGTTGGTCTTGCAACAAAACCAAAGGGGAAATG GTATTGTCCATGCTGCATCAAGgagatgagaaaaaaataa
- the pak2a gene encoding serine/threonine-protein kinase PAK 2a, with protein sequence MSDNGELEDKPPAPPVRMSSTIFKDNQSANHSSKPLPSVPEERKSRNKIISIFSEKGGRKKDKDKERPEISPPSDFEHTIHVGFDAVTGEFTGMPEQWARLLQTSNITKSEQKKNPQAVLDVLKFYDSAGGNGRQKYLSFSSSDKDAQAKKGTEPSPSNKDDDDDDDDEAPPPIVAPRPEHTRSVYTRSVIDPIPAPAASSDEASRGADRQKGKNKGKMTDEEIMEKLRTIVSIGDPKKKYTRFEKIGQGASGTVYTAIDVATGQEVAIKQINLQKQPKKELIINEIMVMKELKNPNIVNFVDSFLVGEELFVVMEYLAGGSLTDVVTETCMDEAQIAAVCRECLQALEFLHANQVIHRDIKSDNVLLGMDGSVKLTDFGFCAQITPEQSKRSTMVGTPYWMAPEVVTRKAYGPKVDIWSLGIMAIEMVEGEPPYLNENPLRALYLIATNGTPELQNPEKLSPVFRDFLNRCLEMDVEKRGGGKELLQHPFLKLAKPLSSLTPLILAAKEAMKSNR encoded by the exons ATGTCTGATAACGGTGAGCTGGAGGAcaaaccccccgccccccctgtCAGAATGAGCAGCACTATCTTCAAGGACAACCAGtcggccaatcacagctccAAGCCTCTGCCCTCTGTGCCGGAGGAGAGGAAGTCCCGCAACAAGATCATCTCCATATTCTCGGAAAAAG GTGGACGGAAGAAAGACAAAGATAAGGAGCGTCCGGAGATTTCACCTCCCTCAGATTTTGAACACACTATTCATGTCGGCTTCGATGCGGTCACTGGCGAATTTACA GGCATGCCAGAGCAGTGGGCTCGACTGCTGCAGACCTCCAATATCACCAAGTCCGAGCAGAAGAAGAACCCACAGGCTGTGCTGGACGTTCTCAAGTTCTATGACTCCGCTGGAGGCAATGGCAGGCAAAAATACCTCAGTTTCTCTTCCTCGG ACAAAGATGCACAGGCAAAGAAGGGCACAGAGCCTTCGCCGTCTAACAaagacgatgatgatgatgacgatgatgaagcGCCGCCTCCGATTGTAGCACCACGTCCTGAGCACACCAGATCA GTATACACACGCTCCGTCATAGACCCCATCCCAGCGCCGGCCGCCAGCTCAGATGAAGCCTCCAGAGGGGCCGACAGGCAGAAGGGCAAGAACAAGGGCAAGATGACCGACGAGGAGATTATGGAGAAACTGA GGACCATTGTCAGTATTGGTGATCCCAAGAAAAAATACACAAGATTTGAGAAAATTGGACAAGG AGCATCTGGCACTGTGTACACAGCCATTGATGTTGCTACGGGTCAGGAG GTGGCCATCAAACAGATCAACCTTCAGAAGCAGCCCAAGAAAGAGCTCATTATCAATGAGATTATGGTGATGAAGGAACTCAAGAACCCCAACATTGTCAACTTCGTGGACAG TTTTCTGGTGGGTGAGGAGCTCTTTGTGGTGATGGAATATCTCGCCGGCGGCTCGCTGACGGATGTGGTGACGGAGACCTGCATGGACGAGGCTCAGATCGCTGCGGTCTGCAGAGAG TGTTTACAAGCACTGGAGTTCCTGCATGCCAACCAGGTCATCCATCGAGACATCAAGAGTGACAATGTGCTGCTGGGAATGGATGGATCCGTCAAATTGA CTGATTTTGGCTTCTGCGCCCAGATCACGCCAGAGCAGAGTAAGCGCAGCACCATGGTGGGCACGCCGTACTGGATGGCTCCCGAAGTGGTGACCCGGAAGGCCTACGGGCCCAAGGTGGACATCTGGTCCCTGGGCATCATGGCCATTGAGATGGTGGAGGGCGAGCCTCCATACCTCAATGAAAACCCGCTCAGA GCGCTGTACCTGATTGCCACTAACGGCACTCCGGAGCTGCAGAACCCAGAGAAGCTGTCTCCCGTCTTCCGGGACTTCCTGAACCGCTGCCTGGAGATGGacgtggagaagagaggaggaggcaaAGAGCTCCTGCAG CATCCCTTCCTGAAGCTGGCCAAGCCTCTGTCCAGCCTCACTCCGCTCATTCTCGCCGCCAAGGAGGCCATGAAGAGCAATCGCTAG
- the ptx3b gene encoding pentraxin-related protein PTX3: MRLSWGLVAVCISCMLCGVELRNGEDIDVSYADSYYNDISEDDPSEAVTPTAAPCATRDLSRWDKLFIMLEDSHMRQNMLLQHVDDMVRVKLRSLRDEMRRLSADNSGACANALEGTCAGLGEQVSRGFERSQRQLREAEEKCQTQHNATRHLLQDVQRAQATCLAKLESRHGHRGTLGQVPMKTLPTHPKEQDATSADGTKMERTLLAIASDLQRVQAQLVVFQRSFASRYIPSGCEMAMFFPMRSQQAFATVRPNTPMSLRSFTVCLWAKVTESLNKTVLFSYGTRQNPQELQLFLSGRSVHFTVGGESQLVGAQSEADSGQWWHCCGAWSSSQGLASLWVNGQQVARSSGVAEEHVLPGDGTVVLGQERGGPGLEREIDPMLAFTGKMTGVNAWDRVLPAERISQGARPDGSCDGRGNVIGWGVSEMTLHGSVQYIN, translated from the exons ATGCGTCTGTCATGGGGATTAGTGGCCGTTTGCATCTCTTGCATGCTGTGTGGCGTAGAGCTTAGGAATGGAGAGGACATCGATGTGAGTTATGCAGACTCCTACTACAATGACATTTCAGAAGATGACCCCTCAGAAG CGGTGACCCCCACGGCAGCACCCTGTGCTACCCGGGACCTGAGCAGGTGGGACAAGCTCTTCATCATGCTGGAGGACTCTCACATGCGACAAAACATGCTCCTGCAGCACGTGGACGACATGGTCCGAGTAAAGCTCCGGTCCCTGAGGGACGAGATGAGGCGCCTGTCGGCGGACAACAGCGGGGCCTGCGCCAACGCCCTGGAGGGCACCTGCGCGGGGCTAGGCGAGCAGGTGAGCCGAGGCTTTGAGCGCAGCCAGCGGCAGCTCCGGGAGGCGGAGGAGAAGTGCCAGACGCAGCACAACGCCACGCGCCACCTGCTGCAAGACGTGCAGAGGGCTCAGGCTACCTGCCTGGCGAAGCTGGAGAGCAGGCACGGGCACAGGGGGACTCTGGGACAGGTGCCCATGAAGACTCTGCCAACACATCCCAAGGAGCAGGATGCGACATCTGCAGATGGAACCAAGATGGAGAGGACTCTCCTGGCCATAGCCTCAGACCTACAGAGAGTGCAGGCACAGTTAGTAGTCTTCCAAAGGTCATTTGCCTCTCGTTACATACCCTCAG GCTGTGAGATGGccatgtttttccccatgcgcTCTCAACAGGCCTTTGCCACAGTGAGGCCCAACACACCGATGTCCTTGCGCTCCTTCACAGTCTGTCTCTGGGCCAAAGTGACAGAGTCCCTCAACAAGACTGTGCTCTTCTCCTACGGCACCAGACAGAACCCTCAGGAGCTCCAGCTTTTCCTGTCGGGCCGATCGGTGCACTTCACTGTCGGCGGGGAGTCTCAGCTGGTGGGGGCCCAGAGCGAGGCAGACTCAGGTCAGTGGTGGCACTGCTGTGGCGCGTGGAGTTCCAGCCAGGGCCTGGCTTCCCTGTGGGTCAACGGGCAGCAGGTTGCCCGCTCCTCTGGGGTGGCAGAGGAGCATGTCTTGCCTGGGGATGGCACAGTGGTGCTGGGGCAGGAGCGGGGAGGTCCCGgcctggagagagagattgacccGATGCTGGCCTTCACAGGCAAGATGACGGGGGTGAATGCTTGGGACCGTGTCCTACCTGCAGAAAGAATCTCACAGGGGGCAAGGCCAGATGGCTCATGTGATGGCCGTGGAAATGTGATTGGCTGGGGCGTCTCGGAGATGACACTGCATGGCAGTGTTCAATACATCAACTGA
- the klhl6 gene encoding kelch-like protein 6, whose translation MGEKSPASSPLQAEGTSGPGEGLGVGMLENSTQEDQNNGRLSFDDAGLPVQLQSGLETLRSESSLTDVTLRVQGVDFACHRVVLAAASQYFKAMFCSDLREKHEDKISIKGLDAETMEILLNYTYTSKALITQHNVQKILEAASLFQFTRIVEACASFLAEALHPDNCVGILHLADTHSLTSLKARVQSYILQRFTLVVAHEEFLELPEDVLVGLLQRDDLAVSEEEHVFEVTMRWVRAREAERAPSLPRVLRHVRLPLLDPCYFVDMVEGDPLVRKCEGLFSLLQEARAYHLCGSEVISERTKPRMQEFQSEVFMIIGGCTKDEKFVSEVTCLDPLRRSRLEVAKLPMTEMETETDNKKWVEFACITFRNEVYLTGGKETQHEAWKYNASLNKWIQIEYMSHGRWRHKMAVVGGKVYVLGGFDGIQRLKSVEAYDPFHNSWSEAAPLSLCVSSFSAASYEKCIYVIGGGPNGKLATDSMQCFNSKTNEWTLKNPMPVEAKCTNAVTFKDSIYVVGGAMKALYAYSPKEDAWSLMTTLTCERASCGIAACNNKLFITGGRDDKNEVIATVLCWDPPAQRLTEECVLPRGVSHHGSVTLRKSYTHIRRITTPT comes from the exons ATGGGGGAGAAGAGCCCAGCCAGCTCCCCCCTCCAAGCTGAGGGGACCAGCGGGCCAGGAGAAGGATTGGGAGTGGGCATGTTGGAGAACTCGACGCAGGAGGATCAGAACAATGGGAGGCTCTCATTCGACGATGCCGGACTCCCCGTGCAGCTTCAGAGCGGCTTGGAGACACTGCGATCTGAGAGCTCTCTGACAGATGTGACGCTCCGAGTCCAAGGGGTGGATTTCGCCTGTCATCGGGTTGTGCTGGCCGCCGCCAGCCAGTACTTCAA AGCCATGTTCTGTAGTGACCTGCGAGAAAAACATGAAGACAAGATCAGTATTAAAGGGCTCGATGCAGAGACCATGGAAATCCTCCTAAATTACACCTACACGAGCAAGGCACTCATTACTCAACACAATGTGCAGAAAATACTGGAGGCAGCCAGCCTATTTCAG TTCACTCGCATAGTAGAAGCCTGTGCCAGCTTCCTGGCAGAGGCCCTCCACCCAGACAACTGCGTGGGGATCCTGCACTTGGCCGACACGCATTCTCTGACCAGCCTGAAGGCCCGCGTCCAGTCCTACATCCTGCAGAGGTTCACACTGGTGGTGGCCCATGAGGAGTTCCTGGAGCTGCCCGAGGACGTGCTGGTGGGCCTGCTGCAGCGCGACGACCTGGCCGTGTCCGAGGAGGAGCACGTCTTCGAGGTGACCATGCGCTGGGTCAGGGCCCGTGAGGCCGAGAGGGCCCCCTCCCTGCCACGGGTGCTCAGGCACGTACGGCTGCCCCTGCTGGACCCCTGCTACTTTGTGGATATGGTGGAGGGAGATCCACTGGTCCGCAAGTGTGAGGGGCTGTTCTCACTGCTGCAGGAGGCAAGGGCCTATCACCTGTGTGGGAGTGAG GTAATTTCAGAGCGCACCAAACCAAGAATGCAGGAGTTCCAGTCGGAGGTGTTCATGATCATCGGAGGCTGCACCAAGGACGAGAAGTTTGTGTCTGAGGTGACATGTCTGGATCCACTGCGCCGGAGTCGTCTGGAGGTGGCCAAACTACCCATGAccgagatggagacagagactGACAATAAGAAATGGGTGGAATTTGCTTGTATAACATTCAGGAATGAAGTCTATTTAACTG GTGGGAAGGAAACTCAGCATGAGGCATGGAAGTACAACGCCTCCCTCAACAAATGGATACAGATTGAATACATGAGCCACGGTCGCTGGAGACACAAGATGGCAGTTGTGGGTGGAAAGGTTTACGTCTTGGGAGGTTTTGATGGAATCCAAAGACTGAAAAGTGTGGAAGCATACGACCCTTTCCACAACAGCTGGTCTGAG gctgccccactctccctctgtgtcaGTTCATTCTCTGCTGCCAGTTATGAAAAATGCATATACGTAATTGGAGGAGGTCCCAATGGCAAACTGGCCACAGACAGCATGCAGTGCTTCAACTCGAAGACAAATGAATGGACTCTCAAGAACCCAATGCCTGTTGAGGCCAAGTGCACCAACGCTGTCACCTTCAAAGACTCCATCTATGTTGTTG GTGGCGCGATGAAGGCACTGTATGCTTACAGCCCAAAGGAGGATGCATGGAGCCTGATGACCACACTGACCTGCGAGAGAGCCAGTTGTGGAATTGCAGCCTGTAACAACAAACTCTTCATTACCGGAGGCCGAGACGACAAGAACGAGGTCATCGCCACGGTCCTGTGCTGGGACCCTCCGGCTCAGCGGCTGACCGAGGAGTGCGTGCTGCCCCGTGGAGTCTCTCACCATGGCAGCGTGACCCTGAGGAAGTCCTACACTCACATACGGAGGATTACAACCCCCACGTGA
- the ccnl1b gene encoding cyclin-L1, whose amino-acid sequence MSLSNIIASPHLNTPALNEGILIGDKHYSEVYLAIDSSIIPEERLSPTPSMLDGLDLETETDLRILGCELIQSAGILLRLPQVAMATGQVLFQRFFYSKSFIKHSFEIVAMSCINLASKIEESPRRVRDVINVFHHLKQNRDRKRSYAPLVLDQNYINTKNQVIKAERRILKELGFCVHVKHPHKIIVMYLQVLECEKNQMLVQTAWNYMNDALRTNVFVRFEAETIACACIYLAARALQIPLPAKPHWFLLFGGTEEDLKEICISTLKVYSRKKPNYEQLEREVEKKKLLLDEAKLKAKGLNPNSTPAFTGAEGFSPASKPCSPREVKLEEKSPVSKPPKESEERQPISKMPPNGLNKDAKETFQNGQNHSRSRSHSRSPHRQITSRRSRSGTYSSHSSHSPSPRQHKSHRSPLLPHLKGEHRSSEGSRHSIKRRRSRSRSPSTSRDRGRDRDRDYLKRKHEHSSSSRSHHRDRRERSRSREHGQRSKHQSRSHSSHGHSRHRR is encoded by the exons ATGTCTTTGAGTAACATTATAGCATCGCCACATTTGAACACCCCTGCCCTCAATGAGGGTATTTTAATTGGAGATAAACATTACTCCGAGGTATATCTTGCGATTGATAGTTCAATAATACCCGAGGAAAGGCTTTCTCCGACACCCTCCATGCTCGATGGCCTCGACCTCGAGACAGAGACGGACCTTCGGATCTTGGGTTGCGAGTTGATTCAATCTGCTGGGATTCTTTTGCGGTTACCACAG GTGGCTATGGCTACCGGACAAGTCCTTTTCCAACGCTTCTTTTACTCGAAATCGTTCATCAAGCATAGTTTCGAG ATTGTCGCCATGTCCTGTATAAATTTGGCTTCGAAAATTGAAGAGTCTCCTAGACGAGTGAGAGATGTGATCAATGTGTTCCATCATTTGAAACAAAACAGGGATAGAAAACG GTCATATGCACCCTTGGTTCTTGACCAGAACTACATCAACACCAAAAACCAAGTCATCAAAGCAGAGCGCCGCATTCTCAAGGAACTGGGATTCTGTGTTCATGTCAAACATCCACACAAG ATCATCGTCATGTATCTACAAGTCCTTGAATGTGAGAAGAACCAGATGCTGGTCCAAACTGCATG GAACTACATGAATGACGCTCTTCGCACGAACGTGTTTGTGAGATTTGAAGCGGAGACCATTGCCTGTGCCTGTATCTACCTCGCAGCCCGAGCTCTACAG ATCCCTCTGCCTGCTAAACCACACTGGTTTCTTCTGTTTGGTGGTACTGAGGAGGACCTCAAAGAGATCTGCATCAGCACTTTGAAGGTTTATTCCAGGAAGAAG CCAAACTACGAGCAGttggagagggaggtggagaagaAGAAGCTTCTCCTGGACGAAGCCAAGCTCAAGGCCAAGGGGCTGAATCCCAATAGCACCCCTGCCTTCACTGGCGCCGAGGGTTTCTCCCCTGCATCCAAACCAT GTTCACCAAGGGAAGTGAAACTAGAAGAGAAGTCACCAGTCAGCAAACCACCAAAGGAATCGGAAGAGAGGCAGCCAATCTCCAAAATGCCCCCAAATGG TCTCAACAAGGATGCCAAGGAAACCTTTCAAAATGGTCAAAACCACAGCCGGTCACGGTCACATTCCCGATCCCCTCACAGGCA AATCACAAGCAGACGCAGTCGTTCTGGAACCTACAGCTCTCACAGCAGCCACAGCCCGTCGCCACGGCAACACAAGAGCCACCGGTCGCCGCTCCTGCCCCACCTCAAAGGCGAGCATCGGAGCAGCGAGGGTAGCCGCCACAGCATCAAACGGCGGCGCTCCCGGAGCCGCTCGCCCTCCACCTCGCGGGACCGCGGCCGCGATCGTGATCGGGACTACCTGAAACGGAAGCAcgagcacagcagcagcagccggagCCACCACCGGGACCGCCGGGAACGCTCGCGCTCCAGGGAGCACGGCCAGCGGAGCAAGCATCAGAGCAGATCACACTCCAGCCACGGCCACAGCCGGCACCGGCGCTGA